In Triticum urartu cultivar G1812 chromosome 6, Tu2.1, whole genome shotgun sequence, the following proteins share a genomic window:
- the LOC125512891 gene encoding uncharacterized protein LOC125512891 produces MASVKLAAAALAVVLACAALAATPAATYAEYRPEPEPCKTQAMYFKNCLRLGHCEKCCFGVVANPACYCEVEREALIECAPGHHCSRADKKVKIAEMNLPCMKNLKCKHA; encoded by the coding sequence ATGGCGTCcgtgaagctcgccgccgccgcgctggCCGTCGTGCTCGCGTGTGCTGCGCTCGCCGCGACGCCGGCGGCGACGTATGCGGAGTACCGGCCGGAGCCCGAGCCCTGCAAGACGCAGGCCATGTACTTCAAGAACTGCCTCCGCCTCGGCCACTGCGAGAAGTGCTGCTTCGGGGTGGTGGCCAACCCGGCGTGCTACTGCGAGGTGGAGCGGGAGGCGCTGATCGAGTGCGCGCCTGGCCACCACTGCAGTCGCGCCGACAAGAAGGTCAAGATCGCCGAGATGAACCTCCCCTGCATGAAGAACCTCAAGTGCAAGCACGCGTGA